In Aeromicrobium sp. A1-2, the DNA window TCTTCCTGATTGCCAGGTTCGTCCTGGACTGGGTGCAGATGCTGGCCCGCAGCTGGCGTCCCCGAGGGCTGGTGCTCGTGTTCTGCGAGGGCCTGTACTCGGTGACCGACCCGCCGTTGCGCTCCGTGCGCCGGCTGATGCCGCCGTTGCGCCTCGGCGCGGTCATGCTCGACCTGTCGCCGATGATCCTGTTGATCGCGATCTACATCCTGCGCGCGATCGTCCGAGCCATCTTCTTCTGAGAGTCCGCCAAGAGTGTTCGGCGCCACCCGCAGACTTGGGGGACTCCTGTGGCAGAAGTGATGATCGGCAGAGTACGGTGGAGACTCAAAGTCCCTAGGACTAACCCCAACCCCGAGGTGTACTCATGCCATTGACGCCAGAGGACGTGCGTAACAAGCGTTTTACGCCTGTCCGTCTTCGCGAGGGCTATGACATGGGCGAAGTGGATCAGTTCCTCGACGAGGTCGAGGCAGAACTCGAGCGTCTGACGGT includes these proteins:
- a CDS encoding YggT family protein encodes the protein MELVGGILDFILLLAIIFLIARFVLDWVQMLARSWRPRGLVLVFCEGLYSVTDPPLRSVRRLMPPLRLGAVMLDLSPMILLIAIYILRAIVRAIFF